The DNA region CGCGTGCGGAGTTCCTCAAGCTCAAGGAGATGGACTACGTCACCGCCGCCCGCGCGCTGGGCGCCGGGCGGGTGCGGATCATGGTGCGGCACATCCTGCGCAACGGCCTGGCGCCCGTGCTGGTGCCGATCACGTTCGGCATCGCCTCGGCGATCCTGGTCGAGGCGGGGCTCAGCTACCTGGGCTTCGGCGCGTCTCCCCCCAACCCGAGCTGGGGCACGCTGCTGAGCTCCGGCCGGTCGTCGATCCAAGAGATGTGGTGGCTGATCGTCTTCCCGGGCCTCGCGATCTTCTTCACCGTGCTGGCGTACAACCTGATCGGCGAGGGCCTGCAGGAGGCCACCGACCCCAGGCTGAACCAGGCGGGGCAGTGACGCACGGAAGTTTTTGACCACGGATAGCACGGATTTCACGGATGATCAGACGACAATGCAACTAAGATCCCGCAAGCCGTCCGATGAAGCACGAAGCGTTGAGCAGAAGCGTGATCGGAGCGGCGATGGCGGTGCTGAACGAACTGCGGCCGGGGCTCGATGAAAAGGTTTACGAGAATGCGATGGTCGTCGAGCTCAAACATCGCGGTCATCAAGTCGATCAGCAATCGCGGTTTCCTGTCTACTACCGCGAGTCGCAAGTCGGAGTTCTCGTACCGGACTTGATTGTGGACGGGGTTCTGATCGCAGACCCCAAGGTCGTTTCCGTCTTTAACGACAATCACGTCGCCCAAATGGTCGGCTACTTGGCGATCTCGCAACTGGAAGTCGCACTCTTGCTAAACTTCAAGCACGCAAAGCTGGAGTGGAAGCGGATCGTCCGCTAGTAGGCTTCCTGCGACAGATCATCCGTGAAATCCGTGCTATCCGTGGTCAAAAACGTCATGTCCGAAGCAGTAATCGACGTCGCCGATCTCCGCACCTACTTCCACACCGACGACGGCGTGGTCCCCGCGGTCGACGACGTGTCGTTCCGTGTTGAGCTCGGCCGCACGCTCGGCATTGTTGGCGAAAGCGGCTCCGGCAAGAGCGTTACGTCGCTCTCGATCATGCGGCTGCTCGCGTCGTCGGCCAAGATCGAGACGGGGCGGATCGCGCTGTTTGGACGCGACCTGGTGGGCCTCCCCGAGCCGGAGATGCGCAAGATCCGCGGCAGCGACATCAGCATGATCTTCCAGGAGCCGATGACCTCGCTCAACCCGGTGTTCACCGTCGGGGCGCAGGTAGACGAGGCGCTCCGGCTGCACCAGGGGATGACCAAGGCCGAGGCCCGGGCGCGGACCATCGAGCTGTTCGATGAGGTCGGCATCCCGCACCCCGCGATGAGCGTTGACAAGTACCCGCACCAGATGTCCGGCGGGCAGAAGCAGCGGGTGATGATCGCGATGGCCCTCTCCTGCGACCCCAAGCTGCTGATCGCGGACGAGCCGACGACCGCGCTCGACGTCACGATCCAGGCGCAGATCCTAGAGATCCTCCGCCGCCTGCGCGACTCGCGCGGCATGGCGATCCTGTTCATCACGCACGACCTGGGGGTGATCGCCGAGATCGCCGACGACGTGCTGGTGATGTACCGCGGCGAGGTGGTAGAGCAGGGGCCGGTCTTGCAGATCTTCGAGTCGCCGCAGCACCCCTACACCAAGGGGCTGCTGGCGTGCCGCCCCAGGCTCGACACCCCCTACCGGTTGCTGCCGACCGTCAGCGACTTCATGGAAACACGCGAGGCGAACGGCAAGGTAGAGCTGATCGAGAAGCGCCTCGACGACGCCCGGCTCAACCAGCTCAAGACCACCGGCCGCGGCCGGCTGCTGCACCCCAAGAGCGAGCTCGAGGGGATCGGCCACCCGTGGACCGAGGGGCAGCACGCCCCCGACACCGTCGCCGTGCCCGAGGGCCAGAAGCCGCTGCTCTCGGTCCGCGACCTGAAGGTCTACTTCCCGATCCGCAGGGGGATCTTCTCGCGCGTTTCGGACTACACCCGCGCGGTCGACGGCGTCAGCTTCGACGTCTACCGCGGCCAGACCCTCGGCCTGGTGGGGGAGAGCGGCTGCGGCAAGACCACCACCGGACGGGCGATCTTGCGGCTGATCGAGCCGACCGCCGGCACGGTGCTGTTCGGCGACAAGTCTGTGGGCGAGCTGGGGGGCAGCGGGCTGCGGGCCATCCGGCGGCAGATGCAGATCATCTTCCAGGACCCGTACGGCTCGCTGAACCCGCGGATGACGATCGAGTCGACGCTGGTCGAGCCGATGGTGATCCACCGCCTGGCCCGCACGCGCGGCGAGCGACGCGACAAGGCCGTGGCGCTGCTGGAAGAGGTGGGGATGTCCGCCGCGCACCTGCGGCGCTACCCGCACGAGTTCTCCGGCGGCCAGCGGCA from Pirellulimonas nuda includes:
- a CDS encoding GxxExxY protein, whose translation is MKHEALSRSVIGAAMAVLNELRPGLDEKVYENAMVVELKHRGHQVDQQSRFPVYYRESQVGVLVPDLIVDGVLIADPKVVSVFNDNHVAQMVGYLAISQLEVALLLNFKHAKLEWKRIVR
- a CDS encoding ABC transporter ATP-binding protein; translated protein: MSEAVIDVADLRTYFHTDDGVVPAVDDVSFRVELGRTLGIVGESGSGKSVTSLSIMRLLASSAKIETGRIALFGRDLVGLPEPEMRKIRGSDISMIFQEPMTSLNPVFTVGAQVDEALRLHQGMTKAEARARTIELFDEVGIPHPAMSVDKYPHQMSGGQKQRVMIAMALSCDPKLLIADEPTTALDVTIQAQILEILRRLRDSRGMAILFITHDLGVIAEIADDVLVMYRGEVVEQGPVLQIFESPQHPYTKGLLACRPRLDTPYRLLPTVSDFMETREANGKVELIEKRLDDARLNQLKTTGRGRLLHPKSELEGIGHPWTEGQHAPDTVAVPEGQKPLLSVRDLKVYFPIRRGIFSRVSDYTRAVDGVSFDVYRGQTLGLVGESGCGKTTTGRAILRLIEPTAGTVLFGDKSVGELGGSGLRAIRRQMQIIFQDPYGSLNPRMTIESTLVEPMVIHRLARTRGERRDKAVALLEEVGMSAAHLRRYPHEFSGGQRQRVCIARALAVEPDFIICDESVSALDVSVQAQVLNLLKKLQETRGLTYVFISHDLSVVKFMADMMAVMNDGKIVEFGPSENIYANPHQEYTRGLIEATPKDDLEHLRARVARRNATIASNQ